TGTCACGGCAGAGGTGAGAACATCAACCGCTACTGGGTGCGGGTCGAGTATCTCTGGGAAATGGGATTCAATGTTTTCATATTCGACTATCAGGGTTATGGGATGAGCGAAGGTTCACCCTCTGGTGAAGCACTCTTCTCCGATGGCCGTGAAGCACTAACATATGTACGCACACATCCTGATGTGGACACGGCAAAAATCGTCTACTATGGTTGGTCCCTGGGTACTTTTGTGATAACGTACCTGGCCGCGGAGATCAGCCATCCAGCCTCAGTAATTCTTGAAGCGGCAATCGCGTCAGCCACTGCACTGCTACGGGATTCTGGGTTGCTCAATCTGACCGGCTCCTATGTTGTCGATGCCGACTTTGACAACGAAGGCAGAATCGCAGATATCGGAAGTCCTCTGCTTATGATGCACGGCAGGGCCGACGATTATGTGGTCTTTGACCGCCATGTGCCGCAGATCTGGGATAATGCTGTAGAACCCAAGGAATTCCTATGGGTCGAGGAAGCAGAACATGACGATATCCCGGAGGTATTGGGCAGTGTTTATCATGGCACGGTGATAGACTTCTTAGTCCGTCATGTCCTGAACTGAGGAGGTAACACCATAAGCCCCCTAATTTCTTGACAAAACTAAACTTCCGGGTATAATAGTTGTCTAAAGGGCGAATAGCTCAGTAGGCGAGAGCGTCTCCCTTACAAGGAGAAGGTCACCCGTTCAAGTCGGGTTTCGCCCATACACAGCGCATGTAATAAAAAGGAGAGGATGGTGCTTAGGGGTAAAAGAGGTATTAGAGGGGGGCTCAAGCCCCATCTGGAGGATCCCTACCTTACAAGAAAGAGCTACAAGGAGCCGACCGTGTGTCCGCGTTGCGGATTGGTTTACCGATACAGACGCTGGCAGAAAATGCCTGGTTTTGATCCGAAGGAAGCGGTGGAACGGCACAAATGCCCTGCGTGTCGGAAAGAGGAGGATCATTACGTGATGGGGATCGTTTACATATCGGGCGATTTTTTCAGACTGCGGCGTCAGGAAATGGTCAATATGCTCATGAATGAGGAGAAGAAGATTTTGAACCATAATCCGCTCGACAGGATCATGGGTATTCTGGATGAGGATAAGGGCATAAGGGTAGAGACAACCTCGGAGAATTTGGCAATACACTTTGGGCGCACGCTTTATCACGCCTATGGCGGGGATGTTGAATATAAATTTTCTGACGAGCAGAAATTGGCAAGGGTTTTTTGGCATAGAGAAAAAAAGGAGGAAAGATGAAAATCAAACCACTTTATGACCACATTCTTGTTGAACGAATAGAGGAGGAAGTGAAGAAGGGTGGTATCATAATACCGGATACTGCGAAAGAAAAGCCTCAGCAGGGTAAGGTGATTGCGGTAGGTGGTGGACGTAGAGATGAAAAGGGAAATCGAATTCCGCTTGAGGTCAAGAAAGGTGATACCATACTTTTCGGTAAGTATGCTGGAAACGAAATAAGAATAGATGATAATGAATATCTAATTATCCGCGAGGATGATATTTTAGGTATAATTGAGAAAACGAAATAAAAAGGAGACAGAAGATGGCAGCCAAAGAGATTAAATTTAGCGAAGATGCGAGACGGTCGATACTCAGGGGTGTCAAAATGCTCTCAGATGCGGTGAAGGTAACGCTTGGTCCCAAGGGCAGAAATGTGATTCTGGAAAAGAAATTCGGCGCGCCCACGATCACCAAGGACGGCGTTACGGTCGCAAAAGAGATCGACCTCGAGGATAGATTCGAGAACATGGGTGCTCAGATGGTTAAGGAAGTAGCATCCAAGACTTCGGACGTTGCCGGTGATGGAACGACGACCGCCACGATACTTGCTGAAGCCATTTATCGTGAAGGTCTTAAGACCGTGACGGCAGGCGCTAATTCAATGGAAGTCAAAAAGGGTATTGACAAAGCCGTGGAGAGTGTCGTTGCCGGTTTGAAGAAGTTGTCGACGCCGATCAAGGGGTCGACCGATATTGCTCAGGTCGCTGCGATATCAGCTAACAATGATGAGACGATCGGTAAGTTGATCGCAGATGCAATGGAAAAAGTCGGTAAAGACGGTGTGATTACGGTGGAAGAAGCAAAGGGTATGGACACAACACTCGACGTCGTCGAAGGAATGCAATTTGACCGTGGTTATCTGTCACCTTACTTCATCACCAATCCCGAACGCATGGAAGCGGTCCTGGAAGACGCTTACATTCTTCTATACGAGAAGAAGATCAGCGCGATGAAGGACCTGGTACCATTGCTGGAGAAGGTGGCACAGAAAGGCAGACCCATTGTCATCATCAGCGAGGAAGTTGAGGGCGAGGCTTTGGCAACGCTCGTAGTCAATAAGATTCGCGGAACACTATCCTGCGCGGCAGTCAAAGCACCGGGGTACGGCGATCGTCGCAGGGCGATGCTCGAGGACATCGGAGTACTCACTGGCGGTAAGTTGATTTCCGAGGATATCGGCATCAAACTCGAGAACGTGCAGATATCTGACCTCGGTCGTGCAAAACGTATCACAATCGACAAGGAAAATACTACGATAGTCGAAGGCGCTGGGAAGAAGGATGATATACAGGCACGCATCGGACAGATAAAGAACGAGATCGAGGAAACGACATCAGACTATGACAAGGAAAAACTGCAGGAACGTCTTGCAAAGATGGCCGGTGGGGTTGCGGTTCTGAACGTCGGCGCAGCAACCGAAGTTGCAATGAAAGAGAAGAAAGCTCGCGTGGAAGACGCCCTGCACGCAACAAGAGCGGCAGTAGAAGAAGGTATCGTACCAGGCGGCGGAGTTGCCTTTATTCGCTCCCTGCCCGACCTCGAAAAGATGAAGCTCCCCGGAGATCAGCAGATCGGCATCGAGATAGTCCGGCGCGCTCTGGAAGAACCGACCCGGCAACTTGCCGCCAATGCCGGTAAGGAAGGTTCGGTCATTGTCGAGCACGTGAAGAAAGAGAAGGTCAACGTGGGGTACAATGTGATGAGCGAGAAACTCGAGGATATGGTAGAGGCGGGCATAATTGATCCTACCAAGGTCAGCCGTACCGCGCTCCAGAATGCGGCGAGTATTGCGTCACTGTTGGTGACGACTGAGGCCGTTGTGGTTGAGAAACCAGAAGAAGAAAAAACGCCGATGACGCCGCCGGGCGGATATGGTGGTGAATATTAGGAAGAAGGTGTAGGAGGTTGGGGTCAAGGAGGCGCAGGCATTCGAGCCTCCTGACCCTGACTCTCCTTAGCAGCGTTATGCCTACATACGAGTACGAATGTAATGATTGTAGATATCGATTCGAAGAATTCCAGAAGATCACCGATAAGCCGCTGACCCGATGTCCTAAATGCAGCGGTAAAGTCAGACGGTTGATTAGTGGTGGTGCAGGTTTGATATTCAAAGGTAACGGATTTTACGTCACAGACTACAAGCGTTCGCATCTGCCGGAAAGGAAGGAAAGAAAGGGTACCCAACTCAAAGAACCCGATGCAAAGCCCAAACCACCTGCAAATGTCCCTAAAGAATCAAAAGACTGAGCTGGTCATTTTCAGTGCATAACCCCGCAAGATTTTTACTTATCCTTGGTCTGGTTTTCATCTCTATTGGATGCATCTTTTTGCTGTTCCCGAAACTTTCTATGTTCAGGCTGCCCGGGGACATTATGTTGAAGAAAGATAATGTGGTTTTTATTTTTCCGATCGCCACAGGAATACTCTTATCCATTATCCTGACCGTAATCCTCAATCTTTTGCAGCGCAAATAACGTTCCCTGAGCGAGGGTGATTGTTTAGATGAAAGAACTACAATTCCAGTCGCCCGTATTTTTTTGTGCGGGTGAACCATCGGGGGACGTCTATGCAGGTCTCTTCGTCAAGCAGCTCAAAGGGCAATTTCCGAATGCAAAAATTTTCGGCGTGGGTGATGGCAACATGCAAAGGAGTGGTGTAGAAATTGTTGTGGGATACGAACGGCTCACGGCTTTTGGTCTGAGCGACAGCCTATCGTCCCTATTGTCTCATTATTCGTGCTACAGGCAAATCACGCGGAGATTGTTAGATTCGAATTCCAGGACCTTTGTTGCGGTAGCATATCCCGGTTTGAATATGCTGTTGTGCAGGGCG
This portion of the candidate division WOR-3 bacterium genome encodes:
- a CDS encoding alpha/beta hydrolase yields the protein MKTQIIILCIIALFGCVRIISLDDFLYEPTTVDEYLRYEDLVEWGTRFIIPDSLVESVVLSSMGSRIYGFFVKGNPDSVANNSVTILYCHGRGENINRYWVRVEYLWEMGFNVFIFDYQGYGMSEGSPSGEALFSDGREALTYVRTHPDVDTAKIVYYGWSLGTFVITYLAAEISHPASVILEAAIASATALLRDSGLLNLTGSYVVDADFDNEGRIADIGSPLLMMHGRADDYVVFDRHVPQIWDNAVEPKEFLWVEEAEHDDIPEVLGSVYHGTVIDFLVRHVLN
- a CDS encoding BCAM0308 family protein; translated protein: MLRGKRGIRGGLKPHLEDPYLTRKSYKEPTVCPRCGLVYRYRRWQKMPGFDPKEAVERHKCPACRKEEDHYVMGIVYISGDFFRLRRQEMVNMLMNEEKKILNHNPLDRIMGILDEDKGIRVETTSENLAIHFGRTLYHAYGGDVEYKFSDEQKLARVFWHREKKEER
- the groES gene encoding co-chaperone GroES; its protein translation is MKIKPLYDHILVERIEEEVKKGGIIIPDTAKEKPQQGKVIAVGGGRRDEKGNRIPLEVKKGDTILFGKYAGNEIRIDDNEYLIIREDDILGIIEKTK
- the groL gene encoding chaperonin GroEL (60 kDa chaperone family; promotes refolding of misfolded polypeptides especially under stressful conditions; forms two stacked rings of heptamers to form a barrel-shaped 14mer; ends can be capped by GroES; misfolded proteins enter the barrel where they are refolded when GroES binds); the protein is MAAKEIKFSEDARRSILRGVKMLSDAVKVTLGPKGRNVILEKKFGAPTITKDGVTVAKEIDLEDRFENMGAQMVKEVASKTSDVAGDGTTTATILAEAIYREGLKTVTAGANSMEVKKGIDKAVESVVAGLKKLSTPIKGSTDIAQVAAISANNDETIGKLIADAMEKVGKDGVITVEEAKGMDTTLDVVEGMQFDRGYLSPYFITNPERMEAVLEDAYILLYEKKISAMKDLVPLLEKVAQKGRPIVIISEEVEGEALATLVVNKIRGTLSCAAVKAPGYGDRRRAMLEDIGVLTGGKLISEDIGIKLENVQISDLGRAKRITIDKENTTIVEGAGKKDDIQARIGQIKNEIEETTSDYDKEKLQERLAKMAGGVAVLNVGAATEVAMKEKKARVEDALHATRAAVEEGIVPGGGVAFIRSLPDLEKMKLPGDQQIGIEIVRRALEEPTRQLAANAGKEGSVIVEHVKKEKVNVGYNVMSEKLEDMVEAGIIDPTKVSRTALQNAASIASLLVTTEAVVVEKPEEEKTPMTPPGGYGGEY
- a CDS encoding zinc ribbon domain-containing protein; the protein is MPTYEYECNDCRYRFEEFQKITDKPLTRCPKCSGKVRRLISGGAGLIFKGNGFYVTDYKRSHLPERKERKGTQLKEPDAKPKPPANVPKESKD
- a CDS encoding DUF2905 domain-containing protein, translating into MHNPARFLLILGLVFISIGCIFLLFPKLSMFRLPGDIMLKKDNVVFIFPIATGILLSIILTVILNLLQRK